CACATTTTATTGGAGCAGtaaaaaatcctcatttttgAACTTGCTCTCAATAATATGAGATACGTGAAATCGTATGTCCACAGACATACCTCTTCCTACCCCTTCCCGCCCTAAAATCAGAGTTTACAAAGCAGGTATGTTTTCTGACAGTGAAGGTCTCGGTCTGAGTGCAGGGTGTACGCTGGCGGAAACATCTGCATTTGCAGATCCCACTCTTCCGCAAGAGTCCAATGATTTAGCATGTTGCAAGGAAAACCTGCCTCAAATGTAGTCAATGCAGTCCTCCCATAGTTTTCAAGGGTGCCAGCACCAAGGATTGCCTTGGTTTTAACAGCAATACTGTAagaactcttttgaaaaggcgtATCTTTTCATTTTGGAGAACATAATGAGAATTGAAGGCAAGCTGTATGATTAGTTCTGTAACTTTTGGTTGGAAAGGCATTACttccaaaaaaaatcccccattAACAGTTCTCAACAatatccttttcccttttttaatataCCTACTACAAATTGATTAGAATCTCAAAAGacttaaatttttactttaatgtTCTTCAGCATGGACAGGCTGAAAACTAACAAAGCACAGAACAGTATCATCAAAACCCAGTCACCATTGGAGACGAGTCTGCTATGATGCATCAAGCTGTACATGTAAAGGGGTCACTGTCAGTATGGACTGCATTTGGGGATTCTGGGTATCAGTTCAGGAACTTTGGCTCAAACACAACTTTTAACTCTGTTAGTCAAAGTTTCATCAATTCCTATACGCTCTAGTCTCTGCTGTTCCCAAAACTGTATGTTCAGTGAATGAGAGCTCAGGTTGAAAAAGAAGAATTCATAGTTGAGTTTTTGCTCATATCCTAATAAAAACTGGGTATTTTGAAGAAAGTGACCATGGGTATCCTGTATCAGCTGTATAAATTGTACTATTTAAGTGTTGCATGTAAGCACTACAATCCCAACTGGGTTTGTGACTTAGTAAAACACATTCAGAACCTTATTTTGGATTAGGCCTTGACTTAGATTTTCTTCATCCTAAAATACAGATAGTTAATGTCTAACTAATTGAGTTGCCTGCAGGAAGACGACAAACATCTGTTGTTTTTCAAACTTGCAGCAGATGCAGAAAGATGAGTTGGTATGTTGGTGCAAAATTGGTCTTGTGTAACTGAAGAAAATTGCTTATATGTAACCAGAAAATACTGAAGTGATACAATAATATATGAACATCTAAATATGAAATACCGTGTTCATTTAGTAAAAAAAGTCCAGAGAAAATGTGATATCAGTGAAACTTGTCTTAAATGACCAATAAAAATATGCTGCTTAAATTAAGTATCTTATCAGACTTATTTCTAAGAGAAAATAAGCATGACTCTACTAATTATGCTTAGGGATAAATACTAGGCTTAAGAGAGAGCGAGCTTCCTCAACCTTTGTTCTGTTGTTTAAGCTTAATTATATCAGGGGTTTTTTGATGGTAACTATGTTGTGTGCTGATGAGTGTCTTCTAATCAGTCTTTTTAGTTTTCCTGTAGTGAAGGATTGTGGCTGTGACCCAAATATTGAGAATAAGCATGGTTATGAAACGGATGAGaactaaaagggaaaaaaaaatcttgtaagcATAAATCCAAAAGAATCAACTGCTGTCATTTTCAGAATACACATTGTTTTGTAAACCTTCACTGGTGTAAAAACAGGCTGGTTCCCATTCTGCAACTCTTTTAAATCAATTAGTTTAAATTACCATGTTCAGGAACCCAGAAATTCTCAAAGTAAATGTAGCAGAGAAGAGCATTTAGCACTTGTGAGTGGTATCTGAAAATAATACACTACAGTACCTTTAATTCCTTTGTGACAAAACCAGGAGAATAGTACAAGTTTGAGTAGCCTCatataaatttatatttacaCCTAAAATTAAACTTGGGAGCCGCAGCTCATGTGCCCTTTATAGTTGCGTGTGTTGTTTATAATAAAAGGATTATTCTCTACTGCCGTCTGTTAAGTTTAGACTTTAGGGAGACAGGAAATACTTGTATCTGTCAGATTTTAATGAGAGGAAATCTGacaactgagaaaaaaagcagtttttcagtatCTTGattaactttcagattttttttaaaccaaaataagcATAGTATCTCTACCTGTGAGACCACAATTTGAAGTATAGCTATATCTAATATCCATTTGGTAAACAGAATATACACAGAAATGTACACAAAACTTTGTTTCAGATATGTGCAATACTTGACAGTTTCATACATGCCTCTGAAATCAAGATGAACATGCCAAAGTGTTCAGTGTTAGAAGTTAACTGGAAACCTTTTCCATTAGAACAGCACGGTATCAATGTTTGCTGCCATCTCTTCCATGTTCCAAAGTGtattgtgctttattttaaaaagcagctttaacCAGAGCCAGCTTTACTTTCAAGAGCCAGCTTTTTACTTTCATGgtgtttttctcccttcctccctcccctcaatATACTTCTGCTTTTAATCAGGCTAAGTGGGTAGCTGTGGGTGAACTGGACTTGATAACTGACCTGGACTAAATTTCTGCATGTGCATTATGCTGATTTTTTGGTGATCCAGTTAACTGCATGTCCCCAAAACTCTTACTCCGGCAAAGAGAAACCAGCAAGCATGGGGGTGAGAATATTGATTGAAAAGGGGACTTCCTTTGCCAGTGAAAGAGCAACTTGAACTGCTTGTAAAATTAGAGCCTTATTGTGCTGCAGAggactgcttaaaaataaataaatcattcatGTGATGTTTCTGATGAAATACCAGTTTTGAACAAGGATCCACCAAATAAAGTACAATGTGATTTTGTTACTGTTCTTACATCTACCAAGTCCTGATTTTGAACCATTTATTGAAAAATCTGCTGCACTCCTTAGGTCTTTCAGTTTTGTCAGGATGGTAAGAAGCTGTTCAGTAAATTTGCTTTGTAATGAAATCAGCTGCGAATTATATATTTTAAGCCAGTTTTTTGTGAGTTTCTTACCAGCGCACCATTTCATTTTCAGCCTGCCATAACCTTTCTGAATGTTGTGCCTAAAACAATTCATATACTAAGCTGAACTTTAAATAGTTTTCTGGAAGAACTTTTTAATGCACAAACCCCACAGTAAGAAAAGGAAACACTTACTATTTGAAAAACTATCACTCAattattacagatttttaaagttgtattttactaaatttatttatttatgtatttaaatattaaagatttttaatgctttattctgctattttcataattaattttgTAGTGCTTTTGCCTTTTGAGAAAGATAATGGCTTTTGGACCACTTGTCACCACATGATAAGCATAagcaggttttgttgttttctctggGTATTTGACTGACTTGTAACCCTGTGCTACTTTTTTAGCAGTAACTCCTTCCCTCACTGTGCTAACCCAGCAGGTTCATGGTTCGTTCTTCTGAGAGCAGGTAACTGCTTTTACAAAACAGCTAAAAACTACCATGGCAGCTGTTATCTTGGAAAGGCAGGCAATTCCATACTTTACTCACCTGCGAGATCATTTGTAGTCATTACAGTTGTAACTATTCTTGCTGTAAATTGAATGAATTCTGATTAGTGGAGAAGATACGACACATTTATACCTTCAAACAATGATGAAATGTCTATCTTTTAATAGAGGATAATCTTGCATGAAAATATACATCTTATAGACATTCCCACTTTCAGTGCATCCACTCTTCACTATTTTAGCTCCAGAGATCAAGCTCTCAAATCTGAGTGACACTGTCTTAAGGgtcttttttaatgagaaaatcactgataaaattagaatttttgtatctatctatctcactAGATTGGATGTGGTCAGAGTTTaatgcttctttttctgttcagccCCCTCCTTCAGTAGCCGATACTCAGCCTCACCCCCAAACTGAGCCTCACCCACAATCGAGTTAGCATGACTTAACCATTGTGAATGTTCACACGCATGCTTTTAGGCTTCTGCAAATATGAGGAATTCAGCTTTCCTTCCCACAACAAATCTAAATGTTAATTATTTCACATTGCAGCAGACTAAAACCATTTACAAAGTTATTGCTATCGTTCAGTGAACATACCACAACTTCTAATTATTGacttaaaaacatttgtttcacAGGGAAATTGATCCAGCACCACTATGTTTTACagtaagaatattttaaacaagttttgtGAGTGTGACAAAGGCACTTCTGACAAATAGCTGTAGAACCGTTCGTGCAGACCACTAGGTAATTAACACATGAACTGCACAAATCGCTGTTCTTGGTACGTTCTTAAATTCTCCTCTGTTGAGAAATGTATTTACATGTAGTCATGGAGTTAAAGGTATTCAGCATTaagcatgtatttatttgcagATGACTTTTCAGAATTAGCATTGTCTGATTGTCTGACTCAAAATTTAGTGCCTTTTCATGCTGGATCACTAGTAATTTTATTAAATCATAGAACATTGAAATCTTTTCTTCATAAAGACACTCTTTCAGTTATTTCAACTCTATCAGGCTCCCTTGACCATATTTGCATGTTTTCTAAGTCAAAGTCTCATTGTGACTGAGCTGGTGTCAATGATAAAAGTTGATTTCAAAAGACTGTGTGGTATCTGAGACTCAGAAGTCGGCACTAAGGGAAACTACATTAGGCAAGATTTTTACCTACTATGATTGAGTAAAGACCTATTGAAAGAGGCATTAGGAGGAGATAtggctttaaaaaaggaaaactcagtGCTTCACACCAGGTTGCCCATAGCTTACTTGCACAGGTATATGCAGACATACTCCAGGTCAAGGCGCTCACTTGTCCGGAATCTTTTGTCTGCCAGAGACACCGCAGCTGAGCCAGCTTACTGGCTGCACTGATGAGTGTGCACAAATTCTGAAAAGcaggtaaaaaaagagaaagaacctCTGCCATTGTATTATCCGAGTATTTAGCTTATGGCTGTTAGTATGTAACTTACTAAAACCAGGACTAGCTTTTgcatttagaataaaaaaaaatatgtactttttccGTATTTGGCAACCCAAGCATTTCAGTTTCTTACTAAGGAACCGCGAAGCAAAAAACTGAAGTTGCCAGAAGCAAGGGACTGATTTCTGAGGTGCTGCCCAGAAAGAAGCTCAAAGAGCACAacaattgctgctgctgttggcaaaTGCTTGATAGAGGCAAATACAAtaagaagcaaagaaataaaaaagcctcTCAACCTGCTACATAAAACTGTTTATGAAAGTTAGCTAAAATGAGACTGATCTAGTCTAAACAGCAAGGTTGATTCAGACCATCTGTTACCGTTATGTCTGGCAAACTAAACCataaaagaatgagaaaactgACAAGAATGTGTGGAAAATAAGTCCAATTGgtgggaaaaaataatgaagggaGCAGACTATTTGTTCTCTGTCATCCTTTAAGGGGGATTTTTCAAAGGCAGCGGGTAGAGGGGTTCTCCACATGGGTCTTTGTGGTGTGCCTGGATTTCCCTTGCAAGTAAGGATCGGCAGCAGGCTTAGAAGCTTTTATCCCTATTTGTATCATCTTTTGCATTAGCAGCTCCAGTTCATCTCAAAATTTAACTTTCTCTCTTCTGACAAAAAGGGCAAAGACCATCTTTAACCTACATAGGGCATTATCAGATGATGTTTTTCTTGCAAAATTCTAggactacagggaaaaaaaattgtcaaagaCTTTTAACATTCCCTATTTCAAATGCTTTGACTGATGCTCTATTCTTTTCCTCTCATGTTAAGGGTTTATTAATCGGGATTATGACATTAGGACTAAAGAGGCAATATTTTTTCAACATCTTAAACCGTTGCTAGTTAATTAAGGCACCACAATTAACAGCTTTACCTCAGAACATAACTCTTTTTTCTCCATAGAGTCTCTATTGCCAGTGCCATGTTTTCCAGCTTTCACAGAAGTGAGAACCAGTTATATTTGAAAACTGGTTGGTTGTTCTGAAAGCTAACCTAAATGATGAATTATTCCAAGGACAAATATAAGGAGAGATTTCACTGATAAAAACTTCCAGAAAAAAGTCATTTCATATGAGGACCTAATTTCAAATAATGATGCAGTACTTACCATGGCCAGGTCTATTATCCACTTCCGCAGTGTTAGCATGTACCAGCCCCCTCCCAATCTTATATTATGTTAAGTTTCATAGCACTGAAAATTCTAGCATACCAAAGCTCTCAAAACTGCCTGgggaattagattttttttttaaacatctggaaATAATCTTATTGAAACTTTATAACAGACTATACAATCTAGATAAAATATATTAAGCACTGGTTGAAACACTAAGTGTTCCTATTTTTCACACTGTCTTTGGCTGAACA
This sequence is a window from Harpia harpyja isolate bHarHar1 chromosome 15, bHarHar1 primary haplotype, whole genome shotgun sequence. Protein-coding genes within it:
- the SLC66A3 gene encoding solute carrier family 66 member 3 isoform X2; this translates as MAPTLLALAHWSTWAVCAVIKLPQLAAVLAARSARGVSVGSLLLELAGFLVFLRYQIYYGYPLQTYLEYPIIITQDVILLLFILRFSGHMKRALFYAVILGGGWYMLTLRKWIIDLAMNLCTLISAASKLAQLRCLWQTKDSGQVSALTWSMSAYTCATRIVTTVMTTNDLAVLIRFITMLILNIWVTATILHYRKTKKTD
- the SLC66A3 gene encoding solute carrier family 66 member 3 isoform X1, yielding MPSLPQELAPQRSRQRDPKNAGAVALQTPLWGRRPNSSLPAAPNRELTDTTPSFLVFLRYQIYYGYPLQTYLEYPIIITQDVILLLFILRFSGHMKRALFYAVILGGGWYMLTLRKWIIDLAMNLCTLISAASKLAQLRCLWQTKDSGQVSALTWSMSAYTCATRIVTTVMTTNDLAVLIRFITMLILNIWVTATILHYRKTKKTD